One Methylosarcina fibrata AML-C10 DNA segment encodes these proteins:
- a CDS encoding TIGR02449 family protein yields the protein MNAKINPNPDQSLELKELEEKLDQLIEQYNSVKNENTSLKTKQEALVKEKAKLLEKTTLARLRVEAMINRLKAMEHG from the coding sequence ATGAATGCGAAGATAAATCCGAATCCAGATCAATCTCTCGAATTAAAAGAACTCGAAGAAAAGCTGGATCAACTGATAGAGCAATACAATTCCGTTAAAAACGAAAATACGTCCCTTAAAACCAAACAGGAAGCCTTGGTCAAGGAAAAAGCCAAACTTCTTGAAAAAACCACTCTGGCAAGGCTCCGGGTGGAAGCCATGATTAATCGTTTGAAAGCAATGGAGCACGGCTAA
- a CDS encoding UPF0149 family protein, giving the protein MTYQTINTICLQRDAELTAAEAHGVAVGMLCVDEHTESGRWLSELFSKAVPLNEQEKRLLMDLFEETASLLASEQMEFELFLPDDNALLTDQVAALAGWCQGFLYGVGAVCTDINWNRKVSEILKDISEFTRVDTVAESEEDECAFVEITEYLRSAVLLLRYEINANTAGVVH; this is encoded by the coding sequence ATGACTTATCAAACAATCAATACGATCTGCCTTCAACGGGATGCCGAGCTGACCGCGGCCGAAGCCCATGGCGTCGCCGTCGGCATGTTGTGCGTCGATGAACATACGGAAAGCGGACGGTGGCTGTCCGAGCTGTTTTCCAAAGCCGTTCCTCTTAATGAACAGGAAAAACGGTTATTGATGGATCTGTTCGAGGAAACGGCCAGTTTATTGGCGAGCGAGCAAATGGAGTTCGAGCTTTTCTTGCCCGACGATAATGCTCTGCTGACCGATCAGGTCGCGGCGTTGGCCGGGTGGTGCCAGGGATTTCTTTATGGAGTCGGCGCCGTTTGCACCGATATCAACTGGAACAGGAAGGTCAGCGAAATCTTGAAGGATATTTCGGAGTTCACCCGTGTCGATACGGTAGCGGAAAGCGAGGAGGACGAATGCGCTTTTGTCGAAATTACCGAATATTTAAGATCGGCCGTTTTATTACTCCGGTATGAAATAAACGCTAATACGGCCGGGGTTGTCCATTAG